Within the Bacteroidota bacterium genome, the region GGAATATTAACCCCGATCATCGCATCCCAGAAATCATTCTTCGTATTCGACAAATTTTTGTACGTCACACGCGCCATGATGTCCGGGTAGTACTCCCGCTGGGATTCTGTCAATTCCGCTTTGTTCATTCCGATGTTGAAGTTCATTCCTTTTAATTCAGGACGGTTTTCGAGAGCCAGAGGACGGAGCTGGTCAAATGTCCATCGGGGCTGTGTGATTTCTGCATCAGGGATCCGTCCAAGCGGGGCGTTTGCCTGTCTGCTGAGAATCGTATTGATCATCGATTCGTCGCTCTTTTTTTCTTTTTCGAGAGTAACAGCTTCATTAACGAGGGACGATAGTTCCGTTTGCCCCCGTAAAATGTCCGCCTGCTTTCCCAATCCGACTTCATATTGTTTGCGGGCGATCTCTGTAAATTTCTTCACTAATTCCTGATTCTCTGCATTTACCTGAATTTGACGCTGGACATGGAAGAGTTCGTAATACGCCGATTTCAAGTCGCGGATAATTCGTCTTTCCAATGCTTTGTATTCTTGGCCGGCCATTCCTGCGATGTTTTCAGCAGATTCGCCCATCGAAGAGAGTTTCCCCGGGAAGGGAATCATCTGCTGGATGAAGTAGTCTGTTTCCATCCCGTTTTTTATCGGATCGGGGAATGACTGGATCGGCGTTTGGAAAAACTCGATTCCAACCTGAGGAGCTTCCCACGACGTCGCTTGATCTCTTTTTGTTCCGGCCGCCGCCGTTTCGTTCCTGGCAGCGCGAAGCTGAGGGTTATTTTGCAGTGCTTCAACGACAAGATCGTCCAGATTGAGAAGTGTCAGATCTTGTGCTTGTACTATGCCCACGACCACGAGGCAAAGCGGGGCAATAGCTTTTCTGATGCATCGATGCATTCGGGAACTCCTTTTTTCCGTTATTGTAGTACAATCGCTTCTTCACCGACATCCCTGAAGAGCGAACTCAAGCGCGGAGAAAGATAAACAGTGCAGGGTTGTATCCGAGCCCGCGCTCCGAATAACCTTACACTAGACGGAAGTTCCGGTTAAATGAGAAATGTGGAATTGAGAATGCACTTCTCTCCGAAAAATGGAGAGAAATGAGAATGGATGGGAAGAGACTGGAGAGATGATCTTGAAGGAGCATCGGAAAAAATTGACCGCAAAAAAAGTGGAGCCGGAGAACTAGTGCCTGCAGAGTGTGTTCTGCTTTCTTTTTCAACAACAGCGGAGAGGTTGGCCAGTCCCCCCGCTAGTGATGAAAAATGACAGTCGGCCGGATTCCCAACTATTGCCACTTCTCCGCTGCGATTCTTTGAAGTCCCATGTCCGGCGTCTTTAGCGCAGCATTCCATCGCATGCGACGACTTCATGGTGCATTGGCGAACAACCGCGGTAAAACCTGAGTTGGCCAGAATGAACAGGGCGAGAAATATCCGGCAGATAAAAATATTATGTTTGGAAACAATAGCCATAGCTGCAATTGAATTCTTCAACAATCATGCCATTGGAGAGGTTCCTAATTCGGCAAAAACTGAGCTTTTGAGTCCGAAATTACGAACCTTTCCATTGGGTTTTGCAGGAATGCAAACCACTTTACGCTGTCTCAAACCTTAAGGCTAAAGAACGAATCGATCCCAACCGGCTCTACGGAAAAAAAGGGTTCGCCATACGCGGCATTAATAAGGCTTCCAAAGTGCATGTCCCGGGCTTTGATGGATTCGAGGAACAATTTGGACGATAACAGCGTCTCCCGTTCTTTGCTGTGAGGGTTGTAAAATTGTGATTCAAACGACGACAGCGCTTTTGTTTTTGTTTCATAGACATCTGAAACGTCGACGATGAACGACGGCGCAAACTCGTACTTCTGCATGTAGTGATAACATTTCTTGGGGCGGAATGGCTCCTGCTTTTTTCCGTTTGATCTTGTCGGGATTTTTTCGAGGCCGGCAAGAAACCATGCCTCACGGCAGAGTCTGTTGGCGTGTTCGTGGTCCGGGTGCCGTTCGAGCCAGTGGGGGAAGATGACGACTGTTGGCTGAACGGTGCGAAGGATCTCTATCACTTCAGTGATATTTTTCCGATTGACCTCGATGTTGCCATCCGGTATCCTGAGATTCTCCCTGAATTCAACGCCGAGAATTTCTGCCGACCTTGCGGCCTCCTGCTTTCGAAGTGATTTTGACCCACGCGTTCCGAGTTCGCCCTGGGTCAAATCCAGAATAGCGACCTTTTTGCCCGCTTTGACAAGCTTGGCAATCGTTGCAGCGCACGCCAGTTCAACATCATCGGGATGAGCGCCAATTGCTAAAACATCGAGTTTCATGTTCCCTCTGGTGCCTATCAATATACATAAAGATGCGGTCTGGCGCAAAAGAAGGGAGGGGTGTTCGGATGAGATATTCTCAGCGCATTTTTGAGCATGATAAAAGCGCTCACCGAGATCCGTTCGGCATTTTTGAAATTCCAACAATAAAAGCTATATTCTCAATATGCCTGCAGAAAAAAATATCGTGTCGGTTACCGAAATTACCCGCCGGATCAAAGGGGTTCTTGAAAAGGGTTTTAGTGAGATTTGGGTGCAGGGGGAAATCTCCAATTGCAAGCTTCATTCTTCCGGCCATATGTATTTTACGCTGAAGGATGAGGGAGCGCAGTTATCTGCCGTCATGTGGCGCAGCCGGGTCGCGCAAATGCTCTTTCGTCCGGCCGATGGAATGAAGGTCATCGTTCGCGGCAATATTACCGTGTACGAACCGAGGGGAAATTATCAGATCGATTGCCTCCAACTTCAGCCTCTCGGCACGGGGGAATTACAACTTGCCTTCGACCGCCTTAAACAGAAGCTCCAAGCGGAAGGACTGTTTGCTGAGGATCATAAGAAGCCCCTTCCTCCGTATCCGCAGAAGATTGGGATTATAACGTCGCCGACGGGGGCCGCCATTCAGGATATTTTGAATGTTTTATCGCGCAGGTTTCCGGCCCTAGAAGTTATTGTCGTGCCGGTGAAAGTGCAAGGCATCGGTGCCGCTGATGAAATTGCGCAGGCAGTTCGAGACCTCAATGCGTTGCCGGATATCGATGTCATGATTGTCGGACGGGGAGGCGGATCGCTTGAAGATCTATGGGCGTTCAACGAGGAGGTCGTCGCACGCGCCATCTACGCATCCCGTATTCCGGTCATCAGTGCGGTCGGGCATGAGGTGGACTTCAGCATGAGCGATTTCGTCGCCGACCTGCGCGCGCCCACTCCTTCAGCCGCCGCTGAAATGGTGGTGAAAGACCGGAATGAGATTATTGATATTCTACGTAATTTTTCCTATACTATTCAAAATCTGACGGCAAGCAGGATTCAATCAGCGAAAGAAAGAATCCAATCCCTTCTCGGAAGCTATTCTTTCAATAAACCGCTCGATATGTTCCGCCAGCGCGGACAGCTTGTCGATGATTTGGAACATCGGCTTCACCGGAGCGTTGAGCACCGATTGGGGATGGTGCGGCAGCAAGCGGAATCGTTTGCCAAGCGGATTCAATCGATGGACCCCCAATTGGCGCTCAAACGCGGATACACGATGGTGCTCCGCAACGGGAAGATCGTTCCAGCCGCGTCGCGGGTCTCGGAAAAAGACCGCATCACGGTTCGGTTTTTTGACGGTGACGCTGAATCGATAGTCGAATCAGTTCAGAAAAAGAAATGAAGAATGCGATGGCTTCTGCGAAGAAAGAGGGCGCGAAACGGACATTTGAGCAGTCTCTTGACCGGTTGGAGAAGATTGTCGATTCGTTAGAGCGGGGGGAAACACCGCTCGAAAACGCTATCGAGTTGTATGAAGAAGGAATCGCGTTGTCCAAAGAGTGCATGGAGACACTGTCAAAAGCGGAGCTGAAGATCAAGAAGCTCAGCAAAGACATGAACAATAAGATCGAGTTGATGGATTTTGAATAGACGAAACGCACATGGTAGAAACCGAAACAAAATTTTTTCATAAGATCGATACCCCGCACGATCTGCGGCAGCTTGAAGTGAAAGATCTCCGGACTCTTTCGAAAGAGATCAGAGATTTCCTGGTCGATTCGATCTCAAAAACCGGCGGACATCTCGGGGCAGGGCTGGGAGCGGTCGAGCTTGCCGTTGCCCTACATTATGTTTTTGATACGCCGAAGGACAAGCTGGTGTGGGATGTCGGCCATCAAGCGTACCCGCATAAGATCATCACCGGAAGAAAAAGCCGTTTTCATACGATCCGCCAGCTTCATGGCATCAGCGGATTTCTTAAACGAAGCGAGAGCGAGTACGACACGTTCGGCGCCGGTCACGCGAGCACGGCCATCTCTGCGGCTCTCGGCATAGCGACGGCGCGCGATTTCAAGCATGAACACTATAAAGTTGTTGCCATCGTCGGCGATGGATCGTTGACCGGCGGCATGGCGTATGAGGCGATGAACAACGCCGGCTTGCTCAAGAAGGACATGATCGTTGTTCTCAATGATAATCGGATGGTCTCACTCTCTTCGGTTGCGCCGAATCTCTGGTCGTTCCATAATTACTTTGCCGAAGTGTTGACTCATCCGAGCTATAACAAATTTAAGGCGAATGTCTGGGACTTGACCGGGAAACTGGACACCTTTGGCGACCGTCTTCGCTCGGTCGCTCAGAATGTTGAAAAAGGGTTGAAAGCGGTGATAACGCCGGGAATGTTGTTCGAGGCGCTTGGTTTTCGGTACTTCGGCCCCTTCAACGGGCATAATGTTGTCAAGCTGGTTGAAATTTTCCGGCATGTCAAGAACCTGAAGGGTCCGATCCTTATTCACACGATTACCGAAAAAGGAAAGGGATACGGACCTGCCGAGAAAGAGGCGACACGGCTCCATGGTGTAACGCCGTTCGATAAGGTCACGGGAATCTCTCCGAAAAACCCGAATGCTCCGCCGGCATTCACGTCAGTCTTCGGAGATGCGCTTGTCGAAGTGTGCCGGCAAAATGAAAAAGTCGTCGGCGTTACTGCTGCGATGCCCGATGGCACGGGTTTGACGGCACTGCAGAAGGCGATGCCCGAGCGGTTTTTTGACGTTGGGATCGCGGAGCAGCACGCGGTGACATTTGCGGCCGGACTTGCGACCGAGGGGTATATTCCTGTCACGGCAATTTATTCAACATTCCTGCAAAGAGCGTACGATCAGATCATTCATGACGTCGCGCTTCAGAATCTTCATGTGGTTTTTGTCCTCGATAGGGGGGGGTTGGTCGGAGCTGACGGTCCCACGCACCATGGCGCGTTTGATCTGTCGTACCTCCGGTGTATTCCTGGCATGGTAGTGATGGCTCCAAAGGACGAAAACGAGTTGAGGGATATGCTGTTCACCGCCGTCGAACATCGCGGCGGGCCGATCGCGTTGAGATATCCGCGCGGGAACGCGTTTGGATTTCCTTTGAAAAAGGAATTTGAAAGAATCGAAATCGGCAAGGGAGAAATATTGCGCACGGGCAACGATGTTGCGATATTGACTCTCGGAACCATGGTCTACAATTCTCTCTCGGCGGCCGACCTCCTGGCTAAAGAGGGTATCTTGGCAGAAGTCGTGAACATGCGTTTTGTAAAGCCGATAGACCGGAAGCTGCTTGAACGGTTGGTGGAGAAATTTGACCGAATTGTGACGGTCGAAGAGAACACGATGCAGGGGGGATTCGGCGCGGCGGTTCTCGAGACCCTTGCTTCCATGAATCACAGAAACGTCAGCGTGCACGTTCACGGCATCCCCGATGATTTTATCGAGCATGGAACGCCGAATGAACTCTACCAGATCGTAAAGCTTGATCCGCGCGGGATCGCAGGGGTCGTCAAAGAATTTTGCGAAGCTCATCCTTCGCACAACAGAACTACAGAACGCCGGGCGTTGTAGTTCATATTCGCTTATTGATATCGCCAACAATGGAAAAAGCTAAAATCGGTATTGTTGGATTGGGTTGGATCGCACAGGTTTTTCATCTTCCTATCCTTACCAAAATCTCCGACGCGACGGTCCCGTGTGTATGTGACAAAGACAGGTCGCGTGCCCGCGCTCTTGCCGAGAAATTCGGCATCAAACGCTATTATTCCGATGTGCAGGAAATGCTCCAGACGGAAGAACTCGATGCGGTCGATATTTGCACCACGACGAACGCCCACAAAGATATTGCGATCGCCTGTCTTGAAGCAAAGAAGGATATTTTCGTCGAAAAACCGATCGCCCGAAAATATCTGGAAGCGGTTGCGATCGCCGAGGCCGCCAAGAAGGCAAAAAAGAAGGTCATGGTCGGGATGAATAATCGCTTTCGGCCTGATACCATGATTTTGCGCAGTTTTATCGAGAATAATGATCTGGGAGAAGTGTTCTACGTAAAAGCCGGCTGGCTCAAGAAGCTTACCGATCAGAGCAGCTGGATGGGACATAAAGACAAATCAGGGGGCGGCGTTTTTCTCGACCTCGGGATCGTTATGCTCGACCTTGCGTTATGGATGACCGGATATCCGGAGGTCAAACGGGTAAATTCTTCGACATATTCTCACGCTACTCCCGGCGTCGAAGATTCTGCGTCTGTGTTTTTATTCATGAAGAACGGAGCAACGATCACCATCGAGGTAAGTTGGAGCTTTTATATCGAGAATGAGCTTTTTTATTGCAACATTTACGGCGATAAGGGGAGCGCAAAGCTCAATCCGTTGAAGATCCATCGCGAAATGCATGGAAGCATCGTCAACGTCACGCCGGGCAAGATCGACGACATCCAGAATCTTTTCCGGCGCTCGTACGAAAATGAGTTGAAGCACTTTATCGGCGCCGTGCGGGGCATCCACCAAATCATCTCGACCGCGGACGAAGCGGTCCTCCGGATGAGGATTGTCGACGCGATCTACAGCTCTGCGGCGAAAGGAAAAGAAATCTATTTTAAGTAAGCCGGTTCAAAAAATCATGAGGACATCATGGAGCGTCGCAAGCGAGTCTGTGATGTCTCTTTTATTTCATGGCGGGATGATGCATGAGCCGGAGTGACGATGAAAAATGGATGCGGCGGTGTTTTGCGCTCGCGGCGAAAGGGATAGGAAGGGTAAGTCCGAATCCCCTTGTCGGCGCTGTCATCGTTCGAAGCGGAAAACTGCTTGGGCAAGGTTATCATCAGAAAGTCGGCGGTGCGCACGCCGAAGTGAACGCACTTAACGATGCCCGAAGAAGACATTCCGACGTTCGAGGCGCGACGCTTTATGTGAATCTCGAACCGTGCGCACACTACGGAAAAACCCCGCCGTGTGCGGACGCGATCGTCCGGGCAGGCATTGGAAAAGTCGTTGCTGCGATGAAAGATCCAAACCCCCTTGTCGCGGGGAAAGGTTTTGTCATCCTTCGCATGGCTGGGATAAAACTGAGGATTGGTATTCTGAAGAATGATGCGCACATCCTCAACGAAAAATTTATGAAGTACATCACAACGGGTTCGCCCTTTGTGGCCTTGAAAGCCGCACAAACAAAGGACGGATTTATCGCCCGCGAGGATGGAAGTTCAAGATGGATATCGTCAAAAGCGTCACGCAGGTTTGTTCATCAACTTCGCGCCGAATATGATGCAGTTGTTGTCGGAGCGCGGACAGCGGCCGTTGATGATCCGAAACTGACCGTCCGCACCGTTAACGGAAGGAATCCATTGAGGGTGTTGATCGACGGAAATCTCAGTGCTCCGGTCGACGCAGCGATATTCAGCGACAAAGATAGACAACGGACGATCGTCTTCTTTGGAAGAGGGAAAAAAGAGAAGGTGAAAATTCTGAAGGCCAAGGGGGTTCAATTGGTTCCGATGAAAAGCAGGAATGGCAGGATTGAGGTTAGGGACGTCCTATCGAAGGCAGCGGAGAGAGGGATAGCATCGCTCCTTGTGGAGGGGGGGCAATCAATCTATCGGCAATTTTTGGCGGCGCGGAAGGCAGACAAAATATATCTCTTTACTTCCCCCCAAAAGTTTCATC harbors:
- a CDS encoding TolC family protein, producing the protein MHRCIRKAIAPLCLVVVGIVQAQDLTLLNLDDLVVEALQNNPQLRAARNETAAAGTKRDQATSWEAPQVGIEFFQTPIQSFPDPIKNGMETDYFIQQMIPFPGKLSSMGESAENIAGMAGQEYKALERRIIRDLKSAYYELFHVQRQIQVNAENQELVKKFTEIARKQYEVGLGKQADILRGQTELSSLVNEAVTLEKEKKSDESMINTILSRQANAPLGRIPDAEITQPRWTFDQLRPLALENRPELKGMNFNIGMNKAELTESQREYYPDIMARVTYKNLSNTKNDFWDAMIGVNIPLAFWSSGKYTAKVQENELHVRKAENDLASMQNMVSFEVQNALVKVQSNYDLVLLYKSTSIPQAEQTLQATLSEYETGKTEFLMVIDAYRMQLMTKLAYHMAVMNYMASEAELEQAVGLDIPHISENIQ
- the bshB1 gene encoding bacillithiol biosynthesis deacetylase BshB1, with product MKLDVLAIGAHPDDVELACAATIAKLVKAGKKVAILDLTQGELGTRGSKSLRKQEAARSAEILGVEFRENLRIPDGNIEVNRKNITEVIEILRTVQPTVVIFPHWLERHPDHEHANRLCREAWFLAGLEKIPTRSNGKKQEPFRPKKCYHYMQKYEFAPSFIVDVSDVYETKTKALSSFESQFYNPHSKERETLLSSKLFLESIKARDMHFGSLINAAYGEPFFSVEPVGIDSFFSLKV
- the xseA gene encoding exodeoxyribonuclease VII large subunit, yielding MPAEKNIVSVTEITRRIKGVLEKGFSEIWVQGEISNCKLHSSGHMYFTLKDEGAQLSAVMWRSRVAQMLFRPADGMKVIVRGNITVYEPRGNYQIDCLQLQPLGTGELQLAFDRLKQKLQAEGLFAEDHKKPLPPYPQKIGIITSPTGAAIQDILNVLSRRFPALEVIVVPVKVQGIGAADEIAQAVRDLNALPDIDVMIVGRGGGSLEDLWAFNEEVVARAIYASRIPVISAVGHEVDFSMSDFVADLRAPTPSAAAEMVVKDRNEIIDILRNFSYTIQNLTASRIQSAKERIQSLLGSYSFNKPLDMFRQRGQLVDDLEHRLHRSVEHRLGMVRQQAESFAKRIQSMDPQLALKRGYTMVLRNGKIVPAASRVSEKDRITVRFFDGDAESIVESVQKKK
- a CDS encoding exodeoxyribonuclease VII small subunit — encoded protein: MKNAMASAKKEGAKRTFEQSLDRLEKIVDSLERGETPLENAIELYEEGIALSKECMETLSKAELKIKKLSKDMNNKIELMDFE
- the dxs gene encoding 1-deoxy-D-xylulose-5-phosphate synthase, translating into MVETETKFFHKIDTPHDLRQLEVKDLRTLSKEIRDFLVDSISKTGGHLGAGLGAVELAVALHYVFDTPKDKLVWDVGHQAYPHKIITGRKSRFHTIRQLHGISGFLKRSESEYDTFGAGHASTAISAALGIATARDFKHEHYKVVAIVGDGSLTGGMAYEAMNNAGLLKKDMIVVLNDNRMVSLSSVAPNLWSFHNYFAEVLTHPSYNKFKANVWDLTGKLDTFGDRLRSVAQNVEKGLKAVITPGMLFEALGFRYFGPFNGHNVVKLVEIFRHVKNLKGPILIHTITEKGKGYGPAEKEATRLHGVTPFDKVTGISPKNPNAPPAFTSVFGDALVEVCRQNEKVVGVTAAMPDGTGLTALQKAMPERFFDVGIAEQHAVTFAAGLATEGYIPVTAIYSTFLQRAYDQIIHDVALQNLHVVFVLDRGGLVGADGPTHHGAFDLSYLRCIPGMVVMAPKDENELRDMLFTAVEHRGGPIALRYPRGNAFGFPLKKEFERIEIGKGEILRTGNDVAILTLGTMVYNSLSAADLLAKEGILAEVVNMRFVKPIDRKLLERLVEKFDRIVTVEENTMQGGFGAAVLETLASMNHRNVSVHVHGIPDDFIEHGTPNELYQIVKLDPRGIAGVVKEFCEAHPSHNRTTERRAL
- a CDS encoding Gfo/Idh/MocA family oxidoreductase yields the protein MEKAKIGIVGLGWIAQVFHLPILTKISDATVPCVCDKDRSRARALAEKFGIKRYYSDVQEMLQTEELDAVDICTTTNAHKDIAIACLEAKKDIFVEKPIARKYLEAVAIAEAAKKAKKKVMVGMNNRFRPDTMILRSFIENNDLGEVFYVKAGWLKKLTDQSSWMGHKDKSGGGVFLDLGIVMLDLALWMTGYPEVKRVNSSTYSHATPGVEDSASVFLFMKNGATITIEVSWSFYIENELFYCNIYGDKGSAKLNPLKIHREMHGSIVNVTPGKIDDIQNLFRRSYENELKHFIGAVRGIHQIISTADEAVLRMRIVDAIYSSAAKGKEIYFK
- the ribD gene encoding bifunctional diaminohydroxyphosphoribosylaminopyrimidine deaminase/5-amino-6-(5-phosphoribosylamino)uracil reductase RibD, giving the protein MSRSDDEKWMRRCFALAAKGIGRVSPNPLVGAVIVRSGKLLGQGYHQKVGGAHAEVNALNDARRRHSDVRGATLYVNLEPCAHYGKTPPCADAIVRAGIGKVVAAMKDPNPLVAGKGFVILRMAGIKLRIGILKNDAHILNEKFMKYITTGSPFVALKAAQTKDGFIAREDGSSRWISSKASRRFVHQLRAEYDAVVVGARTAAVDDPKLTVRTVNGRNPLRVLIDGNLSAPVDAAIFSDKDRQRTIVFFGRGKKEKVKILKAKGVQLVPMKSRNGRIEVRDVLSKAAERGIASLLVEGGQSIYRQFLAARKADKIYLFTSPQKFHQGLLTFGRTVPRFKIRRKQIRTIGGDVLTEGYLSY